From the genome of Ectobacillus sp. JY-23, one region includes:
- a CDS encoding DNA-binding domain-containing protein gives MNRNDMIHILTTLQDALSANTSVNEFEATAAKFAEQYGIQGEEVIDLYKKMVAFHGAVAVLGGEEAYEKSETVWLKEELELLLTVYKFFQKNGISVVIISEQISNEMLSVFPKTKSQLQNTYYKLRNDKMSLENTTKQKPGRKPGQEYKKRSKRNLEASHVLLHRDAEVLHDEPRKNLVHLLSGMIHNFQAISQHNEVRERQMYQLIEGIYELSNLAVDQTRANSGTEEELEQLRAETARLKQEKEELLSGIQHMTANINSFVTSSDIEQIKGLSQFVYTCKSDLHKLGMLQEDSELHGVTQEV, from the coding sequence ATGAATCGTAACGATATGATCCATATACTAACAACATTGCAAGACGCTCTATCTGCTAACACATCTGTAAATGAGTTTGAAGCAACTGCAGCGAAATTTGCAGAGCAATATGGTATACAAGGGGAAGAAGTCATAGATTTATATAAAAAAATGGTCGCGTTTCACGGTGCTGTAGCAGTACTCGGCGGAGAAGAAGCGTATGAAAAATCCGAAACAGTTTGGCTAAAAGAAGAATTGGAACTTTTACTTACTGTATATAAGTTCTTTCAAAAGAACGGGATTAGCGTGGTTATCATCTCTGAGCAAATTAGCAATGAGATGTTATCAGTGTTTCCTAAAACGAAAAGCCAATTGCAAAATACCTACTATAAACTCAGAAATGATAAAATGTCACTTGAAAATACAACAAAACAAAAACCAGGAAGAAAGCCAGGGCAAGAATACAAGAAAAGATCAAAACGGAACCTGGAAGCTTCACATGTGTTGCTACACAGAGACGCTGAAGTATTACATGATGAGCCGCGCAAAAATCTGGTTCATCTATTGTCCGGCATGATCCATAACTTTCAAGCAATTTCCCAGCACAACGAAGTACGTGAGCGCCAAATGTATCAATTAATAGAAGGTATATATGAGCTTTCTAATCTAGCTGTAGATCAAACAAGAGCAAATTCTGGTACAGAAGAGGAGTTAGAACAATTGCGAGCTGAAACAGCACGTCTGAAACAAGAAAAAGAAGAGCTGTTAAGCGGCATTCAACATATGACAGCCAACATCAATTCCTTTGTAACAAGCAGTGATATTGAACAAATCAAGGGTTTATCTCAGTTTGTATATACATGTAAAAGTGATTTGCATAAGCTTGGTATGTTACAAGAAGATTCGGAATTACATGGAGTAACACAAGAAGTGTAA